The following proteins come from a genomic window of Paucimonas lemoignei:
- the pyk gene encoding pyruvate kinase — MTALEPNLLDDHQIKTALRRLSFLRVKMEAAAQASIESMQVHPDYLDSARNLLSYLALRRHDIRPLQRQLTELGLSSLGRCEANSLAAVDRLIDVLQRLTPGDGPRDAAGTVLSGLGEKRLIQHADQLFGAQAPERGIRIMVTMPQEAATSPELVSALVDAGMDCQRINCAHDDPDTWLKMIEHARKAARELGRSCQVMMDLAGPKLRTGQIQPGPAVVKIRPERDDFGRVVAPAIVWLTADTVADCETEFCLQLPGKWLAQMQAGDELQFKDARGSSRTLVVIEASEQGCRAELRKTAYLIPGIELYLKKPKDRKKSARITGVPLPEQSILLNEGDVLLLTDDTESGHPAVRDAAGKVLTPARIGCTLAQVFEDLRPNESVWFDDGKIGGRVQSVQKDVVYVRITHAPGGAKLKSDKGINLPDSELKLAALSPEDLEALAFAAQHADVVELSFVNSPADVQSLLAHLDRLQARHLGIVLKIETRRGFENLAALLLAGMQSPRLGVMIARGDLAVENGFERTAELQEEILCICEAAHVPVIWATQVLETLAKTGAATRAEITDAAMGVRAECVMLNKGPHILEAIGTLDDLLVRMQAHRSKKHDLLRKLNVAEHTA, encoded by the coding sequence ATGACAGCCTTGGAACCGAATTTACTGGACGACCACCAGATCAAGACCGCGCTGCGGCGCCTGTCTTTCCTGCGGGTCAAGATGGAGGCTGCTGCACAGGCGTCCATCGAGAGCATGCAGGTGCACCCCGATTACCTGGACAGCGCGCGCAATCTCCTGAGTTACCTGGCGCTGCGTCGTCACGACATTCGCCCGTTGCAACGTCAGCTCACCGAACTTGGGCTGTCATCATTGGGGCGTTGTGAAGCCAACAGCCTGGCCGCTGTCGACCGGCTGATTGACGTGCTCCAGCGCCTCACACCGGGTGATGGGCCCAGGGATGCGGCCGGCACCGTGTTATCCGGGCTGGGCGAAAAACGCCTGATCCAGCATGCGGACCAGCTGTTCGGCGCTCAGGCACCGGAACGCGGCATCCGCATCATGGTGACCATGCCTCAGGAGGCCGCAACCAGCCCTGAGCTGGTCAGCGCGCTGGTAGACGCCGGCATGGACTGCCAGCGGATCAACTGCGCACACGATGACCCCGACACCTGGCTGAAAATGATTGAACACGCCCGCAAGGCTGCGCGGGAGTTGGGCAGGAGCTGTCAGGTGATGATGGACCTCGCCGGGCCCAAACTGCGCACCGGGCAGATCCAGCCCGGCCCTGCAGTGGTGAAAATCCGCCCCGAGCGCGATGATTTCGGCCGCGTTGTGGCACCGGCAATCGTGTGGCTCACCGCCGATACCGTGGCCGATTGCGAGACGGAGTTTTGCCTGCAGTTACCGGGCAAGTGGCTGGCGCAAATGCAGGCCGGTGATGAGCTGCAGTTCAAGGATGCCAGGGGGTCGAGCCGCACGTTGGTGGTCATTGAGGCCAGCGAACAGGGCTGTCGGGCCGAGCTGCGCAAGACTGCCTACCTGATTCCCGGCATCGAGCTGTACCTGAAAAAGCCCAAAGATCGAAAAAAGTCTGCCCGGATCACGGGTGTTCCGCTGCCTGAGCAAAGCATCCTGCTCAATGAAGGTGATGTGCTGTTACTGACAGACGATACCGAGAGCGGCCACCCCGCTGTCCGCGATGCCGCAGGCAAGGTGCTGACCCCGGCGCGCATCGGTTGCACCCTGGCGCAGGTATTCGAGGACCTGCGCCCCAATGAGTCGGTCTGGTTTGACGACGGGAAAATTGGTGGCCGGGTGCAGTCTGTCCAGAAGGACGTGGTCTACGTGCGCATCACTCACGCGCCCGGCGGGGCAAAGCTGAAAAGCGACAAAGGCATCAACCTGCCGGACAGCGAACTCAAGCTTGCGGCGCTGTCACCCGAGGACCTGGAAGCACTGGCCTTCGCCGCGCAACACGCCGATGTAGTGGAGCTGTCCTTCGTCAACAGCCCGGCGGATGTGCAATCGCTGTTGGCGCACCTTGATCGTCTGCAGGCCAGGCATCTGGGGATTGTCTTGAAGATCGAAACCCGGCGTGGCTTCGAGAACCTGGCGGCGTTGTTACTGGCGGGCATGCAGAGCCCACGGCTCGGGGTGATGATTGCCCGGGGTGACCTGGCCGTGGAGAACGGCTTTGAACGCACCGCCGAGTTGCAGGAGGAGATCCTGTGCATTTGTGAAGCGGCTCATGTTCCGGTGATCTGGGCCACTCAGGTGTTGGAGACGCTGGCCAAGACCGGCGCTGCCACCCGCGCTGAAATCACCGATGCGGCCATGGGCGTGCGGGCTGAATGCGTGATGCTCAACAAGGGGCCGCACATTCTGGAGGCCATCGGCACGCTGGATGACCTGCTGGTGCGCATGCAGGCTCATCGCAGTAAAAAGCATGACCTGCTGCGCAAACTCAATGTTGCCGAGCACACTGCCTGA
- a CDS encoding membrane protein — protein sequence MLPSPVARTASPLYLHRRKWQGRVGLSLAAALSVLAGMTDAIGFMATGDFVSFMSGNTTRLAVAISDADISTTSRLLLAIFTFVAGNALGVIVARLAGHRALPLLLCIGMLLCAAAAFPPDSPILTIVAAILAMGMLNAAVEQVNGLPVGLTYVTGALSRFGRGLGRWMLGERRDGWRVQLVPWAGMFIGAVIGAWLEQHLGLNALLISGGFAALLGLLTLAIPYRWQRRYMPR from the coding sequence ATGCTGCCCTCTCCTGTTGCACGTACTGCCAGCCCGCTCTATTTGCACAGACGCAAATGGCAAGGTCGTGTGGGCCTGAGCCTGGCGGCTGCGCTTTCAGTGCTGGCGGGGATGACCGATGCCATCGGGTTCATGGCCACCGGGGATTTTGTCTCGTTCATGAGCGGCAACACCACCCGCCTGGCCGTGGCCATCAGTGACGCCGATATCAGCACCACGTCTCGTTTGCTGTTGGCGATTTTTACCTTTGTGGCGGGCAATGCCCTGGGCGTGATCGTCGCCCGGCTTGCCGGTCATCGCGCGCTGCCTTTGCTGTTGTGTATCGGCATGCTGCTGTGCGCGGCGGCAGCTTTCCCGCCGGACTCCCCGATCCTCACCATCGTTGCCGCGATCCTGGCCATGGGCATGCTCAATGCCGCCGTCGAACAGGTCAACGGCCTGCCGGTTGGCCTGACGTATGTCACCGGTGCGCTGTCGCGCTTTGGCCGTGGGCTGGGGCGCTGGATGCTGGGCGAGCGCCGGGACGGCTGGCGTGTGCAACTGGTGCCCTGGGCCGGGATGTTCATCGGCGCGGTGATCGGCGCCTGGCTGGAGCAGCACCTGGGCCTGAATGCGCTACTGATCAGCGGTGGGTTTGCTGCGCTGCTGGGCCTGCTGACCCTGGCGATCCCTTACCGCTGGCAGCGGCGCTATATGCCACGATGA
- the rlmI_2 gene encoding SAM-dependent methyltransferase codes for MTPEALAILNQQLLDALHNAPTETRRLFHGRGRVWAGLEQITADWMQGVLLVSLFREPAQAELEALKRLLLDLTLTPQWQASQAHTLLLQHRYLPDSTTEWLLGEHVEQRQITESGLHYLIDLGKKQNCGLFLDMRYGRDWVREQARGKRVLNLFAYTCGFSVAAIAGGAEHVINLDMSRAALTRGRENHRLNQHDLRRVSFLDHELFKSWGKVKKSGPYDLIIIDPPSFQRGSFLLDKDYQKVLRRMPELLAPGGQVLACMNEPSLGSDFLIDHTAIEAPTLKFERRLDNPPEFPDAEVEGGLKALVFRDCAE; via the coding sequence ATGACCCCAGAAGCACTCGCCATCCTCAATCAGCAGTTGCTCGACGCCCTGCACAACGCCCCGACCGAAACCCGTCGTCTGTTTCATGGCCGTGGGCGTGTATGGGCGGGTCTTGAGCAGATCACCGCTGACTGGATGCAGGGCGTGCTGCTGGTGTCGCTGTTCCGCGAACCGGCTCAGGCTGAGCTTGAGGCGTTGAAGCGCTTGCTGCTGGACCTCACCCTCACCCCGCAATGGCAGGCCAGCCAGGCCCATACCCTGCTGCTGCAACATCGCTACCTGCCGGACAGCACCACCGAATGGCTGTTGGGCGAGCATGTGGAACAGCGCCAAATTACCGAAAGCGGCCTGCACTACCTGATTGATCTGGGCAAGAAGCAGAACTGCGGGCTGTTTCTGGACATGCGCTATGGTCGTGACTGGGTGCGTGAGCAGGCCCGGGGCAAGCGGGTGTTGAATCTGTTCGCGTACACCTGCGGCTTTTCCGTGGCGGCTATCGCCGGGGGCGCCGAGCACGTGATTAACCTGGATATGTCCCGCGCCGCACTGACCCGCGGCCGGGAAAACCATCGTCTCAATCAGCACGATTTGCGCCGGGTGAGCTTCCTCGATCACGAGCTGTTCAAGTCGTGGGGCAAAGTGAAGAAATCCGGGCCTTATGACCTGATCATCATCGACCCGCCCTCCTTTCAGCGCGGCAGCTTTTTGCTCGACAAGGATTATCAGAAAGTGCTGCGGCGCATGCCTGAGCTGCTGGCGCCGGGTGGCCAGGTGCTTGCGTGCATGAACGAGCCCAGCCTGGGGTCGGACTTCCTGATCGACCACACCGCCATCGAAGCGCCGACCCTGAAGTTCGAACGTCGATTGGACAACCCACCGGAATTCCCGGACGCGGAAGTTGAAGGTGGGTTGAAGGCGCTGGTGTTCAGGGATTGTGCTGAATAA
- a CDS encoding auxin efflux carrier, protein MFAVLNVLLPIFALILLGFVCRRTDRLGPNAASEINRMVVWLCLPALLFSVTATSTWEQIWHPGFVIAFTLSTLAVFVITLLLRWKKGINLADASIDALGGSYANTGYIGIPLCVMVLGQGGLEPALIASLLVVCVLFALALVCVEVGLQTERQPHRIALKVFLALAKNPMVVSPILGALWASSGAPLPGPLEKLLSLLGAATSPCALIALGLFLAEKQQGPRHGTSLLVLIKLILHPLLTWVLVFHVFDVPRLWANAALLLSALPTGTGPFMLAEYYKREASLVSSTILVSTLGSLVTLSICLYFIGSQT, encoded by the coding sequence ATGTTTGCTGTTCTGAATGTGCTGCTACCGATATTCGCCCTGATCCTGCTGGGTTTCGTGTGTCGTCGCACCGACCGCCTGGGGCCGAATGCGGCTTCAGAGATCAACCGGATGGTTGTCTGGCTGTGCCTGCCTGCGCTGCTGTTCAGTGTCACGGCCACGTCCACTTGGGAACAGATCTGGCACCCCGGATTTGTCATTGCCTTTACCTTGAGCACCCTGGCGGTGTTTGTCATCACCCTGCTGCTGCGCTGGAAAAAAGGCATCAATCTGGCCGATGCCAGCATTGATGCGCTGGGCGGGTCTTACGCCAACACGGGGTATATCGGCATCCCGCTGTGCGTGATGGTGTTGGGCCAGGGCGGGCTGGAACCGGCCTTGATCGCCTCACTGCTGGTGGTCTGCGTGTTGTTTGCCCTGGCGTTGGTCTGCGTCGAAGTCGGCCTGCAGACTGAACGGCAGCCCCATCGGATTGCCCTGAAGGTGTTTCTTGCCCTGGCCAAGAACCCCATGGTGGTCTCGCCGATACTCGGGGCGCTGTGGGCCAGCAGCGGCGCGCCATTGCCGGGGCCGCTGGAAAAACTGCTGAGTTTATTGGGCGCCGCCACCAGCCCCTGCGCCCTGATCGCTCTGGGTTTGTTCCTCGCGGAAAAACAGCAAGGCCCCAGGCACGGCACCTCGCTGCTGGTGCTGATCAAACTGATCCTTCATCCCTTGCTGACCTGGGTCCTGGTGTTTCATGTGTTTGACGTCCCACGGCTGTGGGCCAACGCCGCGCTGCTGCTCAGCGCCCTGCCCACCGGCACCGGGCCGTTCATGCTGGCCGAATACTACAAACGCGAAGCCTCGCTGGTGTCCAGCACGATCCTGGTCTCGACCCTGGGGTCGTTGGTCACACTGTCGATTTGTCTGTATTTCATTGGCAGCCAGACCTGA
- the selU gene encoding tRNA 2-selenouridine synthase has product MRDNSADYHDIFLNDVPLMDVRAPVEFDKGAFPLAINRPLMNDLERERVGTCYKQQGQQAAIELGHELVSGPLKQQRIEGWATFAKAQPQGLLYCFRGGLRSQITQQWLKSEAGIEYPRVIGGYKALRSYLIDVTDQAVAECDFVLIGGLTGSGKTEVLTRLRNALDLEGHANHRGSSFGKHATPQPAQISFENALAIDILKKRAQGINQFVLEDEGRVVGSRAIPLELFRGMQQYPMVWLEESFEARVERILQDYVIDLCAEYVQVRGVETGFRVFAERLRESLASILKRLGGERYQRLAALMDAALIEQQRSGSVDLHRGWISGLLGEYYDPMYAFQRDSKGARIEFAGDHAAVLQYLQDRRERRG; this is encoded by the coding sequence ATGCGCGATAACAGCGCCGACTACCACGACATCTTTCTCAATGACGTGCCGTTGATGGACGTGCGCGCCCCGGTCGAGTTTGACAAGGGCGCTTTTCCCCTGGCGATCAACCGGCCACTGATGAACGACCTGGAGCGTGAGCGGGTCGGCACGTGCTACAAGCAGCAAGGCCAGCAGGCGGCCATTGAACTGGGGCATGAACTGGTGTCCGGGCCGCTCAAGCAGCAACGGATCGAAGGCTGGGCGACGTTTGCCAAGGCACAGCCCCAAGGCCTGTTGTACTGCTTTCGCGGCGGATTGCGTTCACAGATCACTCAGCAATGGCTCAAGAGCGAGGCGGGGATCGAGTATCCAAGGGTCATCGGCGGCTACAAGGCGTTGCGCAGCTACCTGATCGATGTCACCGATCAGGCGGTTGCCGAGTGCGATTTCGTCCTGATCGGCGGCCTGACCGGCTCTGGCAAAACCGAAGTGTTGACCCGTTTGCGCAACGCGCTGGACCTGGAGGGCCACGCCAATCATCGCGGCTCCAGCTTCGGCAAACACGCAACGCCGCAGCCTGCACAGATCAGTTTCGAAAATGCCTTGGCCATCGACATCCTGAAAAAACGCGCCCAGGGCATCAATCAGTTTGTGCTGGAGGATGAGGGGCGTGTGGTGGGCAGCCGGGCCATTCCTCTGGAGCTGTTTCGCGGGATGCAGCAGTACCCGATGGTCTGGCTGGAGGAGTCTTTCGAGGCTCGGGTCGAGCGGATTCTGCAAGACTACGTGATTGATCTGTGCGCCGAGTACGTTCAGGTCCGAGGCGTAGAAACGGGTTTCCGAGTGTTTGCCGAGCGCTTGCGCGAAAGCCTGGCGAGCATCCTCAAACGCTTGGGCGGTGAACGGTACCAGCGCCTGGCCGCTTTGATGGATGCGGCCTTGATCGAGCAGCAAAGGTCCGGTTCGGTTGACTTGCATCGCGGCTGGATCAGCGGCCTGCTGGGGGAGTATTACGACCCGATGTACGCCTTCCAGCGTGACAGCAAAGGCGCGCGCATCGAGTTCGCCGGTGACCACGCGGCGGTCCTGCAGTATCTACAGGACCGTCGGGAGCGCCGGGGCTGA
- the selD gene encoding selenophosphate synthetase gives MSEPIRLTQYSHGAGCGCKISPQVLEVILAGSGAQNLDPKLWVGNTSRDDAAVYAIDEERGVVSTTDFFMPIVDDPYDFGRIAATNAISDIYAMGGDPLMAIAILGWPVNLLAPEIAREVIRGGRAVCDAAGIPLAGGHSIDAPEPIFGLAVTGLVEKRFMKRNDTATVGCKLYLTKPLGIGILTTAEKKGLLRAEDQGVARDMMCTLNKPGSRFGKLAGVTAMTDVTGFGLLGHLVEMADGSQLTARLDYAAVPRLSSVDFYIEQGCVPGGTLRNFDSYGQRINPLSDAQKMLLCDPQTSGGLLIAVEPDEQPGFLALAREQGLELSVIGEFVERQSLAVEVF, from the coding sequence ATGAGCGAGCCGATTCGACTGACCCAATACAGCCATGGCGCAGGCTGTGGCTGCAAGATTTCCCCTCAGGTCCTGGAAGTCATTCTGGCGGGCAGTGGCGCGCAGAATCTGGACCCCAAACTGTGGGTCGGCAACACTTCCCGAGACGACGCGGCGGTGTATGCCATCGATGAAGAGCGCGGTGTGGTCTCCACCACTGACTTCTTTATGCCGATCGTTGACGACCCTTACGATTTCGGCCGTATCGCGGCCACCAATGCCATCAGTGACATCTACGCCATGGGCGGCGATCCGCTGATGGCCATCGCGATTCTTGGCTGGCCGGTCAACCTGCTGGCTCCGGAAATCGCCCGGGAAGTGATTCGCGGAGGCCGGGCAGTCTGTGACGCGGCAGGTATCCCACTGGCAGGCGGGCACTCCATTGATGCGCCCGAGCCGATCTTCGGCCTGGCTGTCACCGGGCTGGTAGAAAAACGCTTCATGAAGCGCAACGACACCGCAACCGTTGGCTGCAAGCTCTACCTCACCAAACCATTGGGCATTGGCATCCTGACCACCGCTGAGAAAAAAGGCCTGCTGCGCGCCGAAGATCAGGGCGTTGCGCGGGACATGATGTGCACCCTGAACAAGCCAGGCAGCCGTTTCGGCAAGCTCGCCGGGGTGACCGCCATGACCGACGTCACCGGTTTCGGTTTGCTGGGCCATCTGGTGGAAATGGCCGATGGCAGCCAACTGACAGCGCGTCTTGATTACGCCGCCGTACCGCGCCTGTCCAGTGTCGACTTCTACATCGAGCAGGGCTGTGTGCCTGGCGGTACGCTGCGTAATTTCGACAGCTATGGCCAGCGCATCAACCCGCTCAGTGATGCGCAGAAAATGCTCCTGTGTGACCCGCAAACCAGCGGCGGGCTGTTGATCGCCGTTGAGCCTGACGAGCAACCGGGATTTCTCGCCCTGGCCCGCGAGCAGGGGCTTGAGCTGTCGGTCATCGGTGAGTTCGTCGAGCGACAGAGCCTCGCGGTCGAGGTCTTCTGA
- a CDS encoding polyphosphate kinase/regulator — protein sequence MSPTHQNLARRIHRELVDHNDEELELELADSDYSLDNLFESDIQSDAEKEARRLYFSELFRLQGELVKLQSWVVKTGHKVVILFEGRDAAGKGGVIKRITQRLNPRVCRVAALPAPNDRERTQWYFQRYVSHLPAAGEIVLFDRSWYNRAGVEKVMGFCDDDQYEEFFRTVPEFERMLARSGIQVIKYWFSISDQEQHLRFLSRIHDPLKQWKLSPMDLESRRRWEDYTKAKEIMLERTHIAEAPWWVVHADDKKKARLNCIHHLLGQMPYEEVEQPAVELPQRQRHEDYNRVPTPSDLIIPQVY from the coding sequence ATGTCCCCTACCCACCAAAATCTGGCGCGTCGTATTCATCGGGAGCTGGTTGACCACAACGACGAAGAACTCGAACTGGAGCTCGCCGACTCGGACTACAGCCTGGACAATCTCTTTGAAAGCGACATTCAAAGCGACGCGGAAAAAGAAGCCCGTCGGCTGTATTTCAGCGAGCTGTTCCGTCTGCAGGGCGAGCTGGTCAAGCTGCAGAGCTGGGTGGTCAAGACCGGGCACAAGGTCGTGATCCTGTTCGAAGGCCGTGATGCGGCAGGCAAAGGCGGCGTGATCAAACGCATCACCCAGCGCCTGAACCCCAGGGTTTGCCGGGTCGCAGCCCTGCCCGCGCCCAACGATCGCGAACGCACCCAGTGGTATTTCCAGCGTTACGTTTCGCACTTGCCTGCAGCCGGGGAAATCGTCCTGTTCGACCGCAGCTGGTACAACCGTGCGGGCGTGGAAAAGGTCATGGGCTTCTGCGATGACGATCAGTACGAAGAGTTCTTCCGCACCGTGCCCGAGTTCGAGCGCATGCTCGCCCGCTCCGGGATTCAGGTGATCAAGTACTGGTTCTCGATTTCCGATCAGGAGCAGCACTTGCGCTTTCTGAGCCGGATTCATGATCCGCTCAAGCAATGGAAGCTCAGCCCGATGGACCTGGAATCCCGACGCCGCTGGGAGGATTACACCAAGGCCAAGGAAATCATGCTCGAACGCACCCATATCGCCGAAGCGCCGTGGTGGGTGGTACACGCCGACGACAAGAAGAAAGCCCGCCTGAACTGCATCCATCACCTGCTCGGCCAGATGCCTTATGAAGAAGTGGAGCAACCGGCCGTCGAGCTGCCGCAACGTCAACGTCACGAAGACTACAACCGGGTGCCGACCCCGAGCGACCTGATCATCCCGCAGGTGTACTGA
- a CDS encoding permease family protein, producing MPSLSSTSPSRGWSFWWKPLLFLIVAAVGLYYVKWSPYYLKSFVAADSHSIGASIINDQLTSPVAAALAYAQVYFLAIWKAAVLAVILGSLLQVLIPRDWLLRLFGRAGLGSTVRGGLFALPGMMCSCCAAPVAASMRRQQVSVGAALAFWIANPVLNPATLVFMGFVLGWEFTALRLVAGLILVIGVSLIAQRISSPDVVPEQALEAAAHANEVDQQGFMTRWGKNLWQLFWTTIPIYVLAVLILGAARVWLFPHVDMSMGNSLIWLVIFAVVGTLFVIPTAAEIPIVQTMLSLGLGVGPGVALLMTLPSISLPSLLMLRKSFDARVLVTVALLTMLVGIISGLLAIALL from the coding sequence ATGCCCAGCCTATCTTCAACCTCACCAAGCCGCGGCTGGTCGTTCTGGTGGAAGCCTCTGCTGTTTCTCATAGTGGCGGCTGTCGGCCTGTACTACGTCAAATGGTCGCCTTACTACCTCAAATCGTTTGTCGCCGCTGACAGCCACAGCATCGGCGCGTCGATCATCAACGATCAGTTGACCTCACCCGTGGCGGCAGCGCTGGCCTACGCCCAGGTGTATTTCCTGGCGATCTGGAAAGCCGCCGTGCTGGCAGTGATTCTCGGTTCCCTGCTGCAAGTGCTGATCCCACGCGACTGGCTGCTTCGACTGTTTGGCCGCGCGGGGCTGGGTTCCACGGTGCGTGGCGGTCTGTTCGCACTGCCCGGCATGATGTGCAGTTGCTGCGCCGCGCCAGTGGCCGCCAGCATGCGTCGTCAACAGGTATCAGTGGGTGCCGCACTGGCCTTCTGGATCGCCAACCCGGTGCTCAACCCGGCCACGCTGGTGTTCATGGGCTTTGTCCTGGGCTGGGAATTCACCGCGCTACGCCTGGTGGCCGGGCTGATTCTGGTGATCGGCGTGTCGTTGATTGCGCAGCGTATTTCAAGCCCGGACGTGGTGCCTGAACAGGCGCTAGAGGCAGCGGCGCACGCCAACGAGGTTGATCAACAGGGCTTCATGACCCGCTGGGGCAAAAACCTGTGGCAGTTGTTCTGGACCACCATCCCCATTTACGTGCTGGCTGTGTTGATCCTCGGCGCAGCGCGGGTCTGGCTGTTCCCCCACGTCGATATGTCCATGGGCAACAGCCTGATCTGGCTGGTGATATTCGCCGTGGTCGGCACACTGTTCGTGATCCCGACGGCAGCCGAAATCCCTATTGTGCAGACCATGCTGTCGCTGGGCCTGGGCGTCGGCCCTGGGGTCGCGTTGCTCATGACGCTGCCGAGCATCAGCCTGCCGTCGCTATTAATGCTGCGCAAATCCTTCGATGCCAGAGTGCTAGTGACTGTGGCACTGCTGACCATGCTGGTGGGCATCATCAGCGGGCTGCTGGCCATCGCGTTGCTTTAA